The segment AATTGATGTGCTCTGCAGATGAGTTTTAGGTTGTTGATATGAACAAACTGCAATTTAGAAAGGTTCTGTTAAGTAGCcagcacatttttaaataaatcaacctacatatataagaaaataagcatttaaataaagtataaatCCTGTATCTACTAAAGCTCTCATGATTATAGAACCCATTTTACTGTTATTCCCCACTAACTTCCATAAGTTAGCCACTTTGGCCTGAGTTATAGAAATAATCACATAATTAGACacaaatttctgaaagaaaagcatTCTGTAAGTACAATCAGATATGAAGCAAAGTTTTTTATggtttaataataaatatattactaTCAGGCtgcatcccaggtggcgctagtggcaaagaatctgcctgccaatgcaggagacacaagagacatgggatcaggaagatgccctggaggaggaaaatggcaacccactccagtattcttgtctaggaaatcccatggacagaggagcctgacaagctatagtccatggggttgcaaagggtaggacatgactgagcacacacacatattactaTCAATATCAATCATTTACTGAGGCTTCAGTATGGCTCTTAAAAAATTTGGAAAGAGATTTATTATCCTTCTCttgcaaatgaaagaaacagaggctcagacagGATAAATCTAGCTCTCTGACTCCATCCACTATGCTGGATTAGTTCaccctgtgtatgtgtgtgtatttttaaataaaaatagttgaACCTCAAACAATCTGCCTATTCACAATAAACacacatatcaaatcattattttgtatacataactaatacaatgttatatgtcaattatatctcaattaaaaatatatatatatacctagaaatacatattaaaaagttgCCTATCTTGCCCTTGTTATCTCATTGCTTGCACtgtttgaaagaaaaggaaaatttattttacacatagtaccAGTGGATGCTAAAGGAGGTGCTTTTattacatgatctcatttaaccttaaggAAAGACATATGATAAACCAGACAACCACAGGCACCACAGTTTCAGTAAACTAGACTAGAAGTTTGGTATCTGTATCAACCATAGTTCTTTACATATGCCATTAGCAACCAACAAACCACTTTTACAAAAATGTTGGCTTTACCTCATTTGTGACCTTTGCGCCAAAAAGCCAACCTGCTCCTCGGGGACTGATTGCCCAAGTATCCACATCTTCAGGATCTGACCAAACCAGATCACAAAATGCTCCTTTATGGGGAATTTCCTGATTCCGTTCAATGGTTCGAATTTGATCCAGTGTTTTGATATCAGGAGATAAACCACCATGAACACACAAAATCTGCTCATCTATTAACTAGCAAAAAAGataacaaagagttgaatatatAACAATAAACTCAGTCATACCTAAATTCATCAATGAGTGCTAATGATATCAATATAATTGAGATGGCAATTAGATAAACATATGCAAAGTGTTACTGGCAGAAAAATActtaagctttttaaaagatttacatAAACTTACAGCTGCTACTGTGAGCATGTCAAAAACTTTGGTACAGTATCTCCAGGCATTAGCATTTCCATATTTGGTTTGGCACTCATCTATGAGAGAAACAGAGTTCTCATTAATGAAGTTCTGAATACgctgataaaaataaagaatacaagggagttccctggagatccagtgtttaggactcagtgttttcactgctgtggcctgggttcaatccctggttggggatcctGCAAGATGTGAGGCGcggccaaaaagtaaataaatgaaataaaataaataaaggacatATCTAACACTAGGACAACAGAACTTGTGCTTCAACTAGGATGGCAAGTTATGACACATATTTAGCCCTGGTAGATCCTCCATCGAGTCAGGAGACTAGTAGCTAACTGGTCTAGGAAAGTGGTCCTACTTTTCATTCCAAAAGTGGCCCTAAGGAGCAGCTGAAATTATTGGTCAAATGCTATAATCAAGAAGAGctaaatattaatttcatataaCCCAGAGCAAATGTTTTTGTCTTATCATTAATACTGGGAgtagttccctggtggtcaggaCTGCTTGTTTTCACTGCTAAGGATGcagttttgatctctggtcagagaactgggtCCTACAGGCCACATGGtgtggtcaaataaataaacttttaaaaaattctgggcAATTCCATCAAACACAGTGACATATTTAATGTGACTACTTTATGCTAGCAGGATAACCAAACACATTAGAGGACCCTTAATCATAAGAACATGGGTAATCCCCTTTTCAACATTTCTCAGGCCTACGTTGCCTCTTGAGATTTTCTGCAGATTGTGCAACTACACACTTGAGTTCTAGTAAGTACCCTGGTAGTTATCACTAGGTCTTATATATTTTCAGCTGAACATTCTCTCTGCTATCTACAACAGTTAATAGAGTTTATTAATCTCTTCTCTCAGTTAATACCAAGGAAGCTATGCTCTTTGGTTTCTTccttaatttgggggaaaaaaaaaatatcactacTGTCCTAAGTACACTTGAAAGTGATACTGCGGGGTACTGTCAACCCTCATAATTTTCTAAACTGTACTTTTACGTGGGGCAGGATCCTTATGTAACGTCTCAGGAGACATCTTTAACACTGAGCACAGTTTACCAGTAGGAATCGACTTGTCAATTTTTCACCCTGACACATAAGCAAAGCACTTGGTTCATAATAACTGCTAACTACAACCATGTTTATCAGGATGAACTGAAGGTCCAAGATAATAGCTATATGTggacatttttactttaaaatcagTATTAAGTTCCATGATGACTAAATCTATCTTCCTCCTGAGGAGCAGATGGGCTTCCTCTTACTAAACAAAACCATCTACGAGCACTAGAGCACAGCCTGGATCAAAAACAGCCAGTACTAGATGCTGTGCTGCTGTCATTTTCTGCAGTCAAGGCATCGTGATTAAAatgtcctccttcctctccccctgTTAACTCCTTTTGCCCTACAGTGATAATGCTGGTCAATTTCTGGGGTGTAAGTATATGCATAATAGTAATCTTGGACAGCTGCAGTCAGCTGCTTTCACTGAGCTAACATCATATTATATGTTATCCAAAATAGTGATTACTTTGTAAAAGCATCAATCAGTTTTATTCCAAACGGTATTTGGCATTTTGAGAATGTAAATAAAAAGTAACTTGTAGAAAGGAGATAAATATTAGCCATCTAACTTTTCAATTTCTATTAAGAAAGTTATATAAGTAACAAATTCTCAGAGAGTTCCTTGGTGGCCTAgtagttaggattccaggctttcccTGCCTGGCCttgattcaatccctgattggagaactaagGTCCCCCAAGAAACAAAGGgtgaccataaataaataaataacaataaattgtCAAAATTTCTCAGTTTAATAACTGACAATGGCTGACAAAATGAGCAGTAAGAGAGTTCAATTTATCTTTACAATGACAGAAGATAATTCAAAATATAGTCTAAAACTAAATGGTTatgagattaatatttttaaatctctcaaTATTTGCCTTAATTGTGCTCAAAGAAATTCATATTAATATCTCAACAGTTCTATCTACCTCCTTCAAAGAGCTccaaatctcatttttaaaagctttcaatCATACACAATTGTATAGAAGTAACTATTTGGCTTTTAATGACTTGAATTCCAGTATTCTCTGGAGGAAGTACACAGATTTACAGTGCATCCATATGGTGTATTACAGTGCAGCTAAGAAAACAACATTAatgaagtgaaaaagctggccacAATATTAAAAAACCAAGTATGATCACATTTTAGCTTGATGTGatgtacacatacacagatatgtatacaaacacacactgTACACAGAATAGGCTCTTATACTGAGTGTGCAAAACATTCCTTTTCAGCAGATTCCAAGGCCCCGCCCCAAACGACCTACAGCAGCACCCAGCAGTCTGCAGTTTTAACAAGCGCCCCGATAATTCCAGCGAGGTAAACTGAAGACTGCATTCTGAGGTACTGATCTAGAAAGACATAcaccaaaaagttaaaaagggTTCTCTCAGACTGCTAGGTATAAAATagtaagctacaaggatacactGTACAACACAGGCAATATAgctagtattttataataactttaaaaggagtataatctagaaaaatattgaatcactgtgttgcacagttgaaactaatattgtaaatcaactacatacttgagtaaaaaaaggaaaaaatagaatggttcTCTCTACATAGTCAGATTTTCAACTGATTGAGGGAAAAAATGGAGTTAAAAATGAGAGTGGAAAAAgattatctgtattttctaattttactatTAAAAGCACATGCATGACATATGTGgccttttttccccaaagaggaAGGTAAGACAATATTCAGTCAGAGAACAGAAAATCTTACCATAAAATCCATACACCTGTGTTATCTGTCTACTCTCATGATTTCCTCGCAAAAGTGTAATACGATCAGGCCATTTAGCCTTTAGTGCAAGAAGGTAAGTGAAGGTCTCCAAACTATAGTAACCTCGGTCTACAAAATCACCCTGTAAAGTAAAAATTTACAGTTACAAACAATATAATAgcaacaacattttttaaaaattataccaaaGTGCACAAACTCAGAGACAGTACAAAATAGCAAAAATGAAGAGTCACACACTGAATTATCTGGAAACTGGGTTTTGACAAAAAATTGAAATGGAAGTACATAAGCTATTCCTACTAAATGTTTGTGCTAGTTTTATGCTACCGGAGGCTTACAGCAACCTGCTGTGCAGTTCTCTCAAGGACTGTCCCTATAAAACCACCATTTTTTCAATTCTCTACTACCTAcattaataaacatttgtaaaaaaaaagaaaagtgtgaatcaaaaaactttaaataaatttcaaaaatctttttaacTGTATCAAAAGAGCTGTCAATTTgaaaatagttctttttttttttagagcaaaTATCCTAACAGTGTTCTACACTCAGCTTTGTATTTAACAACTGCATATAATGACATACTATCTACACTTCCCATTTATGTTTACTTGGGCCAATATTAGACCATAGGAAACAGctaaaagaataagaaagtaaCCCAGAAAttttcagaaggaaggaaattaacaggactcaaaaaaaattaaacagtaacATTTTATTCCGAAAAGAAAGCAAGTATCTACATTAATAGTAAATATGTATATTCTTCAATCCAGATTAATAACAGATGAAAATGAATActcaaaaaaatgacaaaataacagTAAATTGAAAATTCATGCTTTAAACCTGAGGTtccaagctattttttttttgtttttgcctaaCCACTACTGAAGGCTACAATCCAGTCCTAACTGCACAGCAGTTTACAAAAATTATTATTCTCAACTAAAGGACACAGCAAAATGTAGCGAAGTATTGAATCactttttcacatatttaaataGTGACTGTCACATGGCAATGAAAGTATTATATAATCTACATGTAGTAAGACAGATCTCCATTTAAAATAAGTAggtgaaaaaatgtaaaataaaataagtagttGTTATCACTGGTGTTTACATACCATAAATATGTAGTTTGTGTCAGGAACCTGACCTCCAGTTCTGAACAGTTCACAAAGGtcataaaactataaaagaaaggCAATATATGCTGATTACAAATTCCTGTGAAGGAGTAAAATATGAAACTGAGGCCAAACTGTGTAAAGAAGCGGTGAATTAAGACTTCAAATATGTAcattcataaaaagaaagaaagtgcaaACTAAACTACCAAGCACACAGCTTCCgagccttaaaaaaaatgaagctctTGGTTATCACTAAAGTCATTCCTAGCTCATCAGTGTCATGGCAAACCCCTCAAATTTCTTTCATGCATCTCCCCGTCTACCACTAGAGAATTTGAAATCATGTATCAGTTACCTAACTGTCGAGAAGCTAACCCAATCATCTTATCCCACATTCTGCATCTATTTTAAAGAGACAAACGTTAAGGAAACAAGTGCATAagaatttctttcaaagaatGAGTTTACATGACACTTCATCGTGTCCTACAGAGCAGATCAACCTACCTTCTTATACTCTGCTTTCAGAGATGTGTACCCTTAGGCTCTACAGCTGTGGAGAGTCTTCTCAATAatcagtatatttaaaaaaaaaaaaaaagtatatttcatcATACTCTATTTGCCTGAAAATTTAACTGACAAAAATGTGTGCTTGATAACTTCAGTCAACTAGATTATCCTAatcttattttctaaagaaaacatcacagtttttctgaaaaagaaCTTTGGATTAAAGGTATTGACTATACCAACTACTATTAATAATTTCCTTCACATCTGTTtacatttgaaagtaaaatttacGTAGTAatattatttctcacttcccacctcatatatatgtatacatgtgtatatcaCATATGCATAAACAATCACACACAATATAAGCAGTAaaacataagtatatatatttatacacacacttagtgtatgtatgtgtatatgtaatacacacacacacacgtgtgtgtgtgtgtcttactTTGGCCTAGTAATTCCACTTTTGTGACTATAtcctcaaagggaaaaaaaaaaaaaaggtgtgtaaCATAAAGAAAATGCATCATAGCACCATTTCTAATAAGAGAAGAAACAACCTTCATGACCAACATAGAGGAATATTAGTAAGACCCAGACCTCACATAGTCATAATGATTATAATGGAAACTATGTAGCAAAGTGCAACAGAACACAAAATTACACCTATAACTATACAATTTTACTCTGTAAAATATTGAGTATGTACACACAAGTctgaaaggaaacatttaaaagttttatgaaatagctgcttttttttattcaatataaatttatttattttaattggaggctaattactttactgtattgtattggttttgccatacatcaacatgaatccaccacgggtatacacgtgttccccatcctgaacccccctcctacctccctccccataccatccctctgggtcatcccagtgcaccagccccgagcatcctgtatcctgcatcgaacctggactggtgattcattttacatatgatattatacatgtttcaatgccattctcccgaatcatcccaccctcgccctctcccacagagtccaaaagactgttttatacatctgtgtctcttttgctgtctcgcatacagggttatcgttaccatctttctaaattccatatatatgtgttagtatactgtattggtgtttttctttctggcttacttcactctgtataatagactccagtttcatccacctcatcagaactgattcaaatgtattctttttaatggctgagtaatactccattgtgtatatgtaccatagctctcttattcattcgtctgctgatggacatctaggttgcttccatgtcctggctattataaacagtgctgcgatgaacattggggtacacgtgtctctttccattctggtttcctcagtgtgtatgcccagcagtgggattgctaggtcatatggcagttctatttccagttttttaaggaatcgccacactgttctccatagtggctgtactagtttacattcccaccaacagtgtaagagggttcccttttctccacaccaatAGCTGCATCTTTAAAAGTATTGTAGAAGAGTGAGTGTCCTCAGACGTTGTTACTCTGGATGTCTGCAGCAACATGTTCTTGAACAAAAGCTTTGTAAGTttccatttaatttatatatatttaatggatGACCAAAAATTCTGCTTCAGGGACCCATAGTTCCTACTCCACACTTAAagtgttttccaaaattctttaATATAATAAAGAGTTACTacagtgagtcagaaagaaatataaatattgtattctaatgcatatatatggaatctagaaaactggtactgaagaatttaaacagggcagcagtggaggaacagacctagagaaca is part of the Bos indicus isolate NIAB-ARS_2022 breed Sahiwal x Tharparkar chromosome 11, NIAB-ARS_B.indTharparkar_mat_pri_1.0, whole genome shotgun sequence genome and harbors:
- the PPP6C gene encoding serine/threonine-protein phosphatase 6 catalytic subunit, translated to MAPLDLDKYVEIARLCKYLPENDLKRLCDYVCDLLLEESNVQPVSTPVTVCGDIHGQFYDLCELFRTGGQVPDTNYIFMGDFVDRGYYSLETFTYLLALKAKWPDRITLLRGNHESRQITQVYGFYDECQTKYGNANAWRYCTKVFDMLTVAALIDEQILCVHGGLSPDIKTLDQIRTIERNQEIPHKGAFCDLVWSDPEDVDTWAISPRGAGWLFGAKVTNEFVHINNLKLICRAHQLVHEGYKFMFDEKLVTVWSAPNYCYRCGNIASIMVFKDVNTREPKLFRAVPDSERVIPPRTTTPYFL